In Deltaproteobacteria bacterium, the following are encoded in one genomic region:
- a CDS encoding cytochrome c3 family protein, with protein MGSKTKAGMILWTAMVFVLLGLVGSMRASGEEGVTKDPKAGSEKGKKFDVIVIDNPDYDRDRKGPVIFSHRKHALDYKILCWDCHHEYNSEGVNEWSPWADETQQCKECHDANEEIDDVMKLQTAYHINCKNCHKTMAKEGKKTGPYRKCLECHEKK; from the coding sequence ATGGGGTCGAAGACAAAAGCGGGAATGATTCTCTGGACGGCGATGGTGTTTGTCCTCTTGGGATTGGTTGGAAGCATGAGGGCGTCTGGAGAAGAAGGGGTCACGAAAGACCCGAAGGCCGGTTCGGAGAAAGGCAAAAAATTTGATGTCATCGTTATTGATAATCCCGACTATGACCGGGACCGGAAAGGACCCGTCATCTTCAGCCATAGAAAACACGCCCTGGATTACAAGATCCTGTGCTGGGACTGCCATCATGAATATAACAGTGAGGGGGTCAACGAGTGGAGTCCATGGGCGGATGAGACACAGCAATGCAAAGAGTGTCATGACGCAAACGAGGAGATCGACGACGTCATGAAGCTCCAGACGGCCTATCATATCAATTGCAAGAACTGCCACAAGACTATGGCCAAAGAAGGCAAGAAGA